The following coding sequences are from one Arachis hypogaea cultivar Tifrunner chromosome 7, arahy.Tifrunner.gnm2.J5K5, whole genome shotgun sequence window:
- the LOC112701173 gene encoding protein FAR1-RELATED SEQUENCE 5-like produces MLRFTKRDLYNYVHSQRIAKIADGDAAATISYLEGKTNANMMTVARYTKTMEDQLGSLLWADEQMTADYKLFGDVLAFDATYQSNKYKKPLVVFSGSNHHKQMTIFGFALLEDDKVRTYRWVLLNILDIMGDKTPSVVVTDGDKAMRAAIAEVLPSSRHRLCAWHLEKNCVMRVKDPQFRKVFKKVVYANFDVAEFEEYWKTAVESLGLMNNSWVKSTYEIRHSWATAYLRGTFCAGLLELVQRLDRIVKDYRNNEVTAQFFSQYYTPVLTTGLDKIELFASRIYIRTVFKEVRKQIKGVSSLLFVAKDSISMTSVHSLLPHILRDEVRGPKKIPSGLILRRWCKDAKEWPAIASDGMDGHSNRILRYGALCSALSVVAKLASEDVSDFAVAREAITSLAQKLHGRRENIREGQSGGR; encoded by the exons ATGCTTCGATTCACGAAGAGGGATCTGTACAACTACGTTCACAGCCAGAGAATAGCTAAAATAGCCGATGGGGACGCAGCAGCAACGATAAGTTATCTGGAGGGTAAGACCAATGCCAACATGATGACAGTTGCTAGATATACCAAGACAATGGAGGATCAACTTGGTAGCCTTCTCTGGGCTGATGAGCAGATGACGGCAGATTACAAGTTGTTTGGTGACGTGCTTGCATTCGATGCAACATACCAGTCGAACAAGTACAAGAAGCCACTAGTCGTCTTCTCTGGTTCCAATCACCACAAGCAGATGACAATTTTCGGGTTTGCATTGCTGGAGGATGATAAGGTCCGTACCTATCGGTGGGTTTTGTTGAACATTCTTGATATCATGGGTGACAAAACGCCTTCCGTTGTGGTCACCGATGGCGATAAAGCTATGCGGGCAGCTATTGCGGAAGTGTTGCCCTCCTCCAGGCACCGCCTATGCGCCTGGCACTTGGAAAAAAACTGTGTGATGCGGGTCAAAGATCCTCAGTTCCGTAAGGTGTTCAAGAAAGTAGTTTATGCAAACTTCGACGTGGCGGAATTTGAGGAGTATTGGAAGACGGCCGTGGAGAGTTTAGGGTTAATGAACAATAGCTGGGTGAAAAGCACATACGAGATACGACATAGTTGGGCAACTGCGTACCTGCGTGGAACTTTTTGTGCCGG CCTTCTAGAATTGGTTCAGAGATTGGATAGAATTGTGAAAGATTACCGCAACAATGAGGTTACGGCCCAATTTTTTTCACAGTATTACACACCCGTGCTGACTACTGGACTTGACAAGATCGAGTTGTTTGCTTCTCGTATATACATAAGAACCGTGTTCAAGGAGGTGAGGAAACAAATCAAAGGGGTTAGCAGTTTATTGTTTGTGGCAAAAGACAGTATAAGCATGACATCTGT GCATTCCTTGTTGCCACATATTCTGCGTGATGAAGTACGAGGGCCTAAAAAAATTCCATCGGGTTTAATACTGAGGCGGTGGTGTAAGGATGCCAAGGAATGGCCGGCGATAGCATCGGATGGGATGGATGGCCATAGCAACCGGATACTACGGTATGGGGCTCTGTGCAGTGCATTGAGTGTCGTTGCGAAGCTTGCATCGGAAGACGTATCCGACTTCGCGGTGGCGAGGGAAGCAATAACCTCGTTGGCACAGAAGCTTCATGGCCGACGGGAAAACATTCGCGAGGGACAGTCTGGAGGGAGGTAG
- the LOC112702568 gene encoding transmembrane 9 superfamily member 2, which yields MEKSTACLGGGVCIVMILWWCCIRNVTSGASDHRYKQGDSVPFYANKVGPFHNPSETYRYFDLPFCSPANVEEKKEDLGEVLNGDRLVVAPFKMDFQIDQEPTSICKKRLTKAEVVQFRVAILKDYFFQMYYDDLPIWGFLGRFESEDQDDTAGAKVYLFRHTHFEILYNKDRIIDVFVQNKPNEVVSLTEDTEVDVDFTYSVQWIPTDMSFEKRLEKYSQASLMLLNLEIHWFSIINSCVAVLLLTGLLATILMHVLKNDFSKFTHDEEAVDEQEGSGWKYIHGDVFRYPMYKSLFAAATGIGTQLFALSIFIFMLALVGVFYPYNRGALVTALVIIYALTSGIAGYSAASFYYMIEGKNWMKIMVLTGSLFSGPLFLTFCFLNTVAIAYSSTAALPLGTIVVIFLLWTLVTSPLLVVGGIAGRNSRPEFQTPCRTNKYPREIPQLPWYRRTLPQMAMAGFLPFSAIYIELYYIFISIWGHQIYTIYSILFIVFIILFIVTAFITVALTYFQLAAEDHQWWWRSFVCGGSTGLFIYGYCIYFYYARSDMFGFMQTSFFFGYMACICYGFFLMLGTVGFRAALFFVRHIYRSIKCE from the exons atgGAAAAGTCAACGGCGTGTTTGGGTGGAGGTGTGTGCATTGTGATGATTCTGTGGTGGTGCTGCATAAGAAATGTGACATCTGGTGCATCGGATCACCGTTACAAGCAAGGAGATTCAGTTCCCTTTTATGCCAACAAGGTGGGACCCTTTCACAATCCCAG TGAGACATACCGATATTTTGATCTTCCTTTTTGCTCACCAG CTAAtgttgaagaaaagaaagaagatcttGGTGAAGTTTTGAATGGGGATAGACTAGTTGTTGCTCCTTTCAAAATGGATTTCCAAATTGATCAAGAGCCTACGAGTATCTGCAAGAAGAGGCTGACAAAAGCAGAGGTTGTGCAGTTCCGAGTCGCCATCTTGAAGGACTACTTCTTCCAAATGTACTATGATGACTTGCCAATATGGGGATTCCTTGGAAGATTTGAAAGCGAAGATCAAGACGACACGGCTGGCGCAAAAGTCTATCTTTTCAGGCATACTCATTTTGAGATCCTTTACAACAAGGATCGAATCATTGATGTTTTCGTCCAGAACAAGCCTAATGAAGTTGTGAGCTTGACAGAAGATACAGAGGTAGATGTGGACTTCACATATTCTGTCCAATGGATTCCAACTGATATGTCTTTTGAGAAGAGGCTGGAGAAATACTCACAAGCATCATTGATGCTACTCAACTTGGAAATCCATTGGTTTTCTATCATCAACTCTTGTGTAGCTGTACTCCTCTTGACTGGATTACTTGCCACAATCCTCATGCATGTCCTTAAGAATGATTTTTCGAA GTTCACACATGATGAGGAGGCAGTGGATGAACAAGAGGGGAGTGGATGGAAGTATATACATGGTGATGTTTTCAGATATCCAATGTATAAGTCCTTGTTTGCAGCAGCAACTGGAATAGGCACCCAGCTATTTGCACT ttcaatcttcatctttatgCTTGCTCTAGTTGGTGTTTTCTATCCATACAATAGGGGAGCTTTGGTTACAGCACTGGTTATCATATATGCGCTAACATCAGGCATCGCCGGCTACTCTGCAGCGTCCTTCTATTACATGATTGAAGGGAAAAACTGG ATGAAAATTATGGTATTGACTGGAAGTTTGTTCTCAGGGCCATTATTCTTGACATTCTGCTTTCTTAACACTGTTGCAATTGCATATAGCTCCACTGCAGCACTACCACTTGGAACAATTGTGGTTATTTTCCTCTTATGGACACTAGTAACCTCACCTTTACTAGTTGTGGGAGGGATTGCTGGCCGGAATAGCAGACCGGAGTTCCAAACTCCTTGTCGCACGAACAAGTATCCAAGGGAGATCCCTCAACTACCTTGGTATCGCAGAACGCTTCCTCAAATGGCAATGGCAGGGTTCTTGCCCTTCAGTGCCATCTACATTGAACTCTACTACATATTTATCAGTATTTGGGGTCACCAGATCTACACCATATACAGCATTCTTTTTATTGTGTTCATCATTCTCTTCATTGTCACTGCTTTCATCACTGTGGCATTGACATACTTTCAGCTTGCTGCTGAGGATCATCAATGGTGGTGGAG GTCCTTTGTGTGTGGTGGATCAACTGGCTTGTTCATATATGGGTACTGCATATATTTCTACTATGCAAGATCTGATATGTTTGGTTTCATGCAAACCTCTTTCTTTTTCGGCTACATGGCCTGCATTTGCTATGGCTTCTTCCTGATGCTGGGAACTGTTGGTTTCCGCGCTGCGTTATTCTTTGTCCGTCACATATACCGGTCTATCAAGTGTGAATAG
- the LOC112702569 gene encoding pre-mRNA splicing factor SR-like 1 isoform X1 produces the protein MEIQTCGKPIDSLLEKVLCMNILSSDYFKELYRLKTYHEVIDEIYNQVDHVEPWMTGNCRGPSTAFCLLYKFFTMKLTVKQMHGLLKHPDSPYIRAIGFLYLRYVADPKILWSWYEPYVKDDEEFSPGSNGRMTTMGVYVRDLLLGQYYFDTLFPRIPVPVLRQVTTNLEKLKLPTTHSGSTGETTRHGSDDTARRPPSVKAALSVSFGQRAPHRASTRDSSPIRRTAPAPHERNGSDDIRRSRSQSREYSDRDRDRDRSRSRDRDRDRERDRDRERERDRDRERDRDRDRDRYRDRDRSRDLDRERDRERYRDRDRDYERDRHRRDRDRERDRERSYDYDRRSRYPEREGSRDYDNGSRRHRSRSRSRSRSRSRSRSQSLQAGTARFDSRSSPQRDGGKKASASSNLAKLKDMYGDLGDNKGDANVERIPRRDNGGEEVIRLGGSNWRY, from the exons ATGGAGATACAGACTTGTGGCAAGCCCATTGATTCCTTGCTGGAGAAGGTGCTTTGCATGAACATTCTGTCATCTGATTACTTCAAGGAGCTCTATCGGTTAAAGACATACCATGAAGTTATTGATGAGATTTACAATCAAGTTGATCACGTAGAGCCATGGATGACAGGAAATTGTCGTGGCCCTTCAACTGCTTTTTGCCTTCTCTACAAGTTCTTCACCATGAAGCTGACTGTCAAACAAATGCACGGGCTACTAAAACACCCCGATTCACCTTACATTAGAGCG ATTGGATTTCTGTATCTGAGATATGTCGCTGATCCGAAAATTCTGTGGAGCTGGTATGAGCCTTATGTTAAAGATGATGAG GAATTTTCTCCTGGATCCAATGGTCGAATGACTACAATGGGTGTATATGTTCGTGATCTGCTTCTTGGACAG TATTACTTTGACACCCTCTTTCCACGCATCCCTGTGCCTGTACTGCGGCAGGTAACGACTAATCTTGAAAAGTTGAAGCTACCTACTACACATTCTGGTTCAACAGGTGAAACTACCCGTCATGGTTCTGATGATACTGCCCGTCGACCACCCTCTGTAAAAGCAGCCCTGTCAGTGTCTTTTGGGCAGCGTGCACCACATCGTGCCTCCACAAGGGATTCTTCACCTATCCGCCGTACAGCACCTGCCCCTCACGAAAGAAATGGCAGTGATGACATAAGAAGATCTCGCAGCCAGAGTCGTGAATATTCTGACCGGGACCGAGACCGAGACAGGTCGAGGTCCAGGGACAGGGATCGAGACCGAGAAAGGGACAGGGATCGAGAACGTGAAAGGGACAGGGATCGGGAGCGTGATAGGGACAGGGATAGGGACAGATATCGTGACCGAGATAGGAGCAGGGACTTGGATCGAGAGCGGGATCGGGAAAGATACCGGGATCGGGATAGGGATTATGAGAGGGACAGACACAGGAGAGACAGGGATCGGGAAAGAGATAGAGAGCGAAGTTACGATTACGATAGGAGGTCTCGGTATCCCGAGAGGGAAGGCAGTCGGGATTATGACAATGGCAGTAGGCGTCATCGTAGTAGGAGCAGGAGCCGAAGTAGAAGTAGGAGCAGGAGTAGAAGTCAGAGCTTGCAAGCTGGCACTGCACGGTTCGACTCACGGTCTAGTCCACAGAGAGATGGAGGCAAGAAGGCTTCTGCATCCAGTAATCTAGCTAAACTTAAAGATATGTATGGCGATTTAGGCGATAATAAAGGAGATGCCAACGTGGAACGTATCCCTAGAAGGGATAATGGAGGTGAAGAGGTTATTCGACTTGGTGGTTCTAATTGGAGGTATTGA
- the LOC112702569 gene encoding pre-mRNA splicing factor SR-like 1 isoform X2, with protein sequence MEIQTCGKPIDSLLEKVLCMNILSSDYFKELYRLKTYHEVIDEIYNQVDHVEPWMTGNCRGPSTAFCLLYKFFTMKLTVKQMHGLLKHPDSPYIRAIGFLYLRYVADPKILWSWYEPYVKDDEEFSPGSNGRMTTMGVYVRDLLLGQGMGSISHATPWLTFGIWHALCRM encoded by the exons ATGGAGATACAGACTTGTGGCAAGCCCATTGATTCCTTGCTGGAGAAGGTGCTTTGCATGAACATTCTGTCATCTGATTACTTCAAGGAGCTCTATCGGTTAAAGACATACCATGAAGTTATTGATGAGATTTACAATCAAGTTGATCACGTAGAGCCATGGATGACAGGAAATTGTCGTGGCCCTTCAACTGCTTTTTGCCTTCTCTACAAGTTCTTCACCATGAAGCTGACTGTCAAACAAATGCACGGGCTACTAAAACACCCCGATTCACCTTACATTAGAGCG ATTGGATTTCTGTATCTGAGATATGTCGCTGATCCGAAAATTCTGTGGAGCTGGTATGAGCCTTATGTTAAAGATGATGAG GAATTTTCTCCTGGATCCAATGGTCGAATGACTACAATGGGTGTATATGTTCGTGATCTGCTTCTTGGACAG GGGATGGGTTCCATTTCTCATGCAACACCTTGGCTCACTTTTGGAATTTGGCATGCTTTATGTCGTATGTAG
- the LOC112702569 gene encoding pre-mRNA splicing factor SR-like 1 isoform X3, with protein sequence MEIQTCGKPIDSLLEKVLCMNILSSDYFKELYRLKTYHEVIDEIYNQVDHVEPWMTGNCRGPSTAFCLLYKFFTMKLTVKQMHGLLKHPDSPYIRAIGFLYLRYVADPKILWSWYEPYVKDDEEFSPGSNGRMTTMGVYVRDLLLGQSSPTRFKMHHEIANPDVFHIIS encoded by the exons ATGGAGATACAGACTTGTGGCAAGCCCATTGATTCCTTGCTGGAGAAGGTGCTTTGCATGAACATTCTGTCATCTGATTACTTCAAGGAGCTCTATCGGTTAAAGACATACCATGAAGTTATTGATGAGATTTACAATCAAGTTGATCACGTAGAGCCATGGATGACAGGAAATTGTCGTGGCCCTTCAACTGCTTTTTGCCTTCTCTACAAGTTCTTCACCATGAAGCTGACTGTCAAACAAATGCACGGGCTACTAAAACACCCCGATTCACCTTACATTAGAGCG ATTGGATTTCTGTATCTGAGATATGTCGCTGATCCGAAAATTCTGTGGAGCTGGTATGAGCCTTATGTTAAAGATGATGAG GAATTTTCTCCTGGATCCAATGGTCGAATGACTACAATGGGTGTATATGTTCGTGATCTGCTTCTTGGACAG AGCTCTCCTACCAGATTCAAGATGCATCACGAGATTGCAAATCCAGATGTGTTCCACATCATCTCATAA